In Candidatus Desulforudis audaxviator MP104C, a genomic segment contains:
- a CDS encoding DUF499 domain-containing protein: MEPWYKVATPRKEVREGRSFNPDEFAIHLEQVIAKTAPEDYREPEQFFKRTCFTRALREHAGMVLRRLSGETANTAPVMTLITQFGGGKTHTLTALYHLVTSGAKASSFPGVAGLIKEAGIRAVPEARVAVFVGNAWDPQEGRETPWIDIARQLAEDKGVQELGTAALTTPPGTEALSRVFKAAGRPVLLLFDEVLNFLSRHRGMAEQFHSFIQNLTVAATGTVRCAAVISLPRSQVEMTEWDMQWQDRITKVVRRVAKDLIANDETEISEVVRRRLFEEIGSERVRKKISKVYADWCFERRAQLPPEWTAVDSAATEARAREYLRSRFEICYPFHPATLSVFQRKWQALSQYQQTRGTLAMLAQWISWAYRTGFTEARREPLITLGSAPLEVPEFRSVVLGQLGESRLVAAIDADIAGAHSHARALDADTRGALRNIHRRVGTTILFESSGGQVDKVAHLPELRFALGEPDVDTTSIDNAAFVLEDKSYFIRRVGSDGFKISHQPTVKKVVNDRRASLDEESEIKPAMRTLVQKEFDKGTSIPIVPFPEDGTAVQDTPKLTLVVVDPESEWTGSGSLRQQIAEWTKQRGKSPRLYPGSLVWCIKKPGRDLRDKVELWLAWKRVAKEIAEGTLGGDFDRADRIEIQSKVAEAENAAKDEVWGGYRFVVIADNQEPDGLKTIDLGAGHSSSGETLCGRVITVLKSQALLNESVGAGYIERNWPPALKASGAWPLASLRQSFLNGALTRLLDPDTILKAKIVEWVSRGDFGLASGQKPGGTYERVWFSEMIAPEEVAFESGVFLLVKEKARALKATPEPAGEPKLPQRPEQKPGPIPGLSAEPEAEPEPTPVTDKRTFRVFGNVPPEIWNRLGTKVLPKLRSGSDLRIGVEFSVTVEGQLARSFEADLKQILADLGLTNSVKVDVY, translated from the coding sequence ATGGAACCCTGGTACAAGGTCGCTACGCCGCGAAAGGAGGTCCGCGAGGGCCGGTCGTTCAACCCGGACGAGTTCGCGATACACTTAGAACAGGTGATTGCCAAGACTGCGCCGGAGGATTATCGGGAGCCGGAACAGTTTTTTAAACGGACGTGCTTCACCCGAGCCCTGCGCGAGCATGCCGGAATGGTACTCAGGCGCCTTTCCGGCGAGACAGCGAACACCGCACCGGTCATGACCCTGATTACGCAGTTCGGCGGCGGGAAGACCCACACGCTCACGGCGCTTTATCACCTCGTCACGAGCGGGGCAAAGGCATCCAGCTTTCCGGGCGTAGCCGGCCTGATTAAGGAGGCGGGCATCAGGGCTGTACCCGAGGCCAGGGTTGCGGTGTTTGTCGGCAACGCATGGGACCCGCAGGAAGGCCGCGAGACTCCGTGGATCGACATTGCCCGGCAACTGGCCGAGGACAAGGGCGTCCAGGAGCTCGGCACGGCGGCTTTGACCACACCCCCGGGAACGGAAGCACTCAGCCGTGTATTCAAGGCTGCGGGTAGGCCGGTGCTCCTCCTTTTTGACGAGGTTTTGAACTTTCTCAGCCGCCACCGGGGCATGGCCGAGCAGTTTCACTCCTTCATCCAGAACCTGACCGTAGCCGCGACCGGCACTGTCCGGTGCGCTGCGGTTATCAGCTTGCCGCGCAGCCAGGTTGAGATGACCGAATGGGACATGCAGTGGCAGGATAGGATCACCAAGGTGGTGCGCCGCGTTGCCAAGGACCTCATCGCCAACGATGAGACGGAGATCAGCGAGGTCGTACGGCGGCGGCTCTTTGAGGAGATCGGCAGCGAACGCGTTCGTAAAAAGATATCCAAGGTTTATGCAGACTGGTGCTTCGAGCGCCGGGCGCAGTTGCCGCCCGAGTGGACGGCCGTAGACAGTGCCGCTACAGAGGCGAGGGCCAGGGAGTACCTGCGCAGCCGTTTTGAGATTTGCTACCCGTTCCATCCGGCCACGCTGTCCGTATTCCAGCGCAAGTGGCAGGCCCTCTCGCAGTACCAACAGACCCGCGGGACATTGGCCATGCTTGCCCAGTGGATATCCTGGGCCTACCGCACGGGCTTTACCGAGGCGCGCCGCGAACCGCTCATCACGCTTGGCTCTGCGCCCCTGGAGGTACCGGAATTCCGGAGCGTGGTACTCGGGCAGCTTGGGGAATCGCGCCTTGTGGCCGCTATTGACGCCGACATCGCCGGCGCGCATTCGCATGCCCGGGCACTCGATGCAGATACCAGGGGGGCGTTACGGAATATCCACCGCCGTGTAGGGACTACGATTCTGTTTGAGTCATCCGGCGGCCAGGTGGACAAGGTGGCGCATCTGCCGGAGCTGCGCTTTGCACTCGGGGAGCCCGACGTGGATACCACGTCTATTGACAACGCCGCGTTCGTGCTGGAAGACAAGTCGTACTTTATCCGCCGCGTGGGTTCAGACGGCTTCAAGATCAGTCACCAACCAACCGTCAAAAAGGTGGTGAACGACCGGCGGGCCTCCCTCGACGAAGAGTCCGAAATCAAGCCCGCTATGCGGACTCTCGTTCAGAAGGAGTTTGATAAGGGCACAAGCATCCCCATTGTGCCCTTTCCGGAAGACGGAACTGCCGTACAGGACACACCGAAGCTTACCCTGGTGGTCGTTGATCCCGAATCTGAATGGACGGGAAGCGGTTCGCTTCGGCAACAGATCGCGGAGTGGACCAAGCAGCGCGGGAAGTCACCCAGGCTTTACCCGGGTTCGCTGGTCTGGTGCATAAAGAAGCCCGGGCGCGACTTGCGCGATAAGGTTGAGCTGTGGCTGGCCTGGAAGCGTGTGGCCAAAGAGATCGCTGAAGGAACACTTGGCGGTGATTTCGACCGTGCTGATCGAATTGAAATTCAATCGAAGGTGGCCGAGGCGGAAAACGCTGCCAAAGATGAGGTTTGGGGCGGTTACCGCTTTGTGGTGATTGCAGACAACCAAGAACCGGACGGGCTTAAAACCATAGACCTCGGCGCAGGGCATTCAAGCAGCGGAGAGACGCTTTGCGGACGTGTGATAACGGTCCTGAAGTCCCAGGCTTTGCTTAACGAGTCAGTTGGCGCGGGCTACATTGAACGGAACTGGCCGCCTGCTCTGAAGGCGTCGGGAGCCTGGCCGCTTGCCAGTCTGCGGCAGAGCTTCCTTAACGGCGCGCTCACGAGGCTGCTTGATCCTGATACGATCCTTAAAGCAAAGATAGTGGAATGGGTATCAAGGGGCGATTTTGGACTCGCTTCGGGCCAGAAGCCGGGCGGGACGTACGAACGGGTTTGGTTTAGCGAAATGATCGCCCCGGAAGAAGTCGCCTTTGAATCGGGGGTATTTCTTTTAGTCAAAGAAAAGGCTAGGGCGCTAAAAGCTACCCCTGAACCCGCCGGCGAACCCAAACTTCCTCAACGCCCGGAACAAAAGCCCGGCCCGATTCCAGGTCTAAGCGCTGAGCCTGAAGCTGAGCCAGAGCCTACGCCTGTAACGGATAAGCGGACCTTTCGGGTTTTCGGCAACGTGCCCCCGGAAATTTGGAACCGGCTGGGGACAAAGGTCCTGCCAAAGCTTCGCAGCGGATCGGATCTAAGAATCGGCGTCGAGTTCTCCGTAACCGTTGAGGGTCAACTCGCCCGGAGCTTCGAAGCCGACCTTAAGCAGATACTCGCGGATCTGGGCCTGACTAATAGCGTTAAGGTTGACGTTTATTAA
- a CDS encoding reverse transcriptase-like protein, protein MIKAEFWAVIKALEWACRNGCCRVDIHSDCRAVLEALKLRRRWSERFVVRIMELAERLDSVNFQQVSRKDVREADWMCRVRARAG, encoded by the coding sequence TTGATAAAAGCCGAGTTTTGGGCCGTGATAAAAGCGCTGGAGTGGGCGTGCCGCAATGGTTGCTGCCGCGTCGACATACACTCCGACTGCCGGGCAGTGCTGGAGGCGCTGAAACTCCGGCGCAGGTGGAGCGAACGCTTCGTTGTCCGGATAATGGAGTTGGCCGAGCGTCTGGATTCGGTAAACTTCCAGCAAGTATCGAGAAAAGATGTGCGCGAAGCCGACTGGATGTGCAGGGTGAGGGCGAGGGCCGGATGA
- a CDS encoding DUF4258 domain-containing protein — MDIAYIRARVAEGRWRISYHAVQRCDERDLDVADLVAHLSDGEILEDYPDDPRGPSCLVLCKLPTVEFLHVVCGKDEKDWLVIITVYRPEEPKWVDERTRRRV, encoded by the coding sequence GTGGATATAGCTTATATACGGGCAAGAGTTGCGGAAGGCAGGTGGCGTATCAGTTACCACGCCGTACAGCGGTGTGACGAGCGAGACCTGGATGTGGCCGATTTGGTTGCGCATCTCTCTGACGGAGAAATTTTAGAGGATTACCCCGACGATCCGAGGGGCCCCAGTTGTCTGGTATTGTGTAAACTTCCGACTGTGGAGTTTTTGCACGTGGTGTGCGGAAAAGACGAGAAGGATTGGCTGGTTATTATAACCGTGTACCGACCAGAAGAACCGAAATGGGTTGATGAGAGAACCCGAAGGAGGGTGTGA
- a CDS encoding type II toxin-antitoxin system MqsA family antitoxin has protein sequence MTECKLCGGRVTFKKVDVQRSWGDRLVIITGVPAYVCGQCGEQYFDADVALEMDRIKKAARVPGEKMIQVPVRPYTAEARG, from the coding sequence TTGACCGAGTGTAAGCTTTGCGGCGGAAGAGTCACTTTCAAAAAAGTCGATGTTCAAAGGAGCTGGGGCGATAGGTTGGTGATTATCACCGGTGTACCGGCGTACGTTTGCGGCCAATGCGGGGAGCAGTACTTTGATGCGGATGTGGCCTTGGAGATGGACCGGATCAAAAAAGCAGCCCGCGTTCCAGGCGAGAAGATGATCCAGGTGCCGGTACGTCCTTATACGGCCGAAGCCCGGGGATAG
- a CDS encoding type II toxin-antitoxin system HicB family antitoxin produces the protein MRLTGYRFLIVIEKADGNYSAYAPDLPGCVATGATPEETKQRMAEAIALHIQGLREDGLKVPEPSASADYISVNF, from the coding sequence GTGCGATTGACCGGATACCGCTTCCTGATAGTAATCGAGAAAGCCGACGGTAACTACTCCGCTTATGCGCCGGATCTTCCGGGCTGTGTGGCTACCGGAGCAACACCGGAAGAGACCAAGCAGCGGATGGCGGAGGCGATTGCGCTCCACATCCAGGGGCTGCGCGAAGATGGCCTGAAGGTTCCTGAACCTTCGGCTTCCGCGGACTATATTTCGGTTAACTTCTAG
- a CDS encoding tyrosine-type recombinase/integrase, with protein MSHLQEVIREFLRYLRAEKDASPETLAAYRSDLRPLEDFLFRERIAPELANLTTPVLRRYFIWLQEERKLKAASLRRKIHCFRSFFRYLAEQEYIPGDPMRKIRPPKEPDRVPIYLKEEELKWLLTAPGHLGGPYHLRDKLILHLLAYCGLRRSELLRLDWDDVDLGAGTLRVRGKGKRERLIPLIPELQQILWEYLQTRLPLENRALFLGREGGRMNKDALTRLFKRYVRMAGLDPAVITPHKLRHSFATLLLEKGTDVFTIQELMGHADLASTRIYAHCSSKRLREAVERIRPGIPAD; from the coding sequence ATGTCGCACTTACAGGAAGTTATTCGGGAGTTCCTGCGTTACCTGCGCGCGGAAAAGGACGCCTCCCCCGAAACCCTGGCCGCCTACCGCTCGGACCTCAGGCCGCTCGAGGACTTCCTCTTCCGGGAGCGGATCGCGCCGGAACTCGCCAACCTCACGACGCCGGTGCTGCGGCGCTACTTCATCTGGCTTCAGGAGGAGCGGAAGCTCAAGGCTGCCTCCCTGCGGCGGAAGATCCACTGTTTCCGCTCCTTCTTCCGCTACCTGGCGGAGCAGGAGTACATACCCGGGGACCCGATGCGGAAAATAAGGCCGCCGAAAGAACCCGACCGCGTCCCGATTTACCTGAAGGAAGAGGAGCTGAAGTGGCTGCTCACCGCCCCGGGGCACCTCGGTGGACCTTACCATTTACGGGATAAGCTCATTCTCCATCTCCTGGCCTACTGCGGCCTGAGGCGAAGCGAGCTTCTGCGCTTGGACTGGGACGATGTGGACCTCGGCGCCGGTACGCTGCGCGTGCGGGGCAAGGGGAAGCGGGAACGCCTGATCCCCCTCATCCCGGAACTGCAGCAGATCCTCTGGGAGTACCTGCAGACGCGCCTCCCCTTAGAGAATCGCGCCCTTTTCCTGGGCCGGGAGGGCGGCCGGATGAACAAGGACGCCCTGACGCGGCTCTTCAAAAGGTACGTCCGGATGGCGGGTCTCGACCCGGCGGTGATCACCCCGCACAAGCTCCGGCACTCCTTCGCCACGCTGCTGCTGGAAAAGGGGACGGACGTCTTCACCATCCAGGAGTTGATGGGCCACGCCGACTTGGCCTCGACCCGCATCTACGCCCACTGCAGCAGCAAGCGGCTGCGGGAGGCGGTGGAGCGCATCCGGCCCGGAATCCCGGCGGACTGA
- a CDS encoding type II toxin-antitoxin system HicB family antitoxin — protein sequence MMPILTAFTEAAMREAKYKILEDGTFYGEIPPCPGVWANEETLEKCREVLQEVLEEWLILKLRDRDLLDTAPRV from the coding sequence ATGATGCCCATTTTGACTGCTTTTACAGAAGCGGCAATGCGCGAGGCTAAATACAAAATTCTTGAGGACGGCACGTTTTACGGGGAGATACCGCCCTGCCCCGGCGTGTGGGCCAATGAAGAGACCCTGGAGAAGTGCCGCGAAGTGCTGCAGGAGGTCCTTGAAGAGTGGCTTATCCTGAAGCTCCGTGACCGCGACCTGCTTGATACAGCGCCACGAGTATGA
- a CDS encoding aldo/keto reductase, which produces MNIMNRRRFIQLGLTVTATAGLTGCKFFLEPGKVEELPLADENEKESQEPPIPRRKLGQTGYYTSIFGLGGAFIVAQGRRNEAAAVINRALDLGVNYIDTAPTYGNSESNIGEVMRYRRNEVYLASKTLDRSRDGTMQLFEQSLKRLQTDYLDLYQLHGVHSYEDLKQLFGAQGAIKALDELREGGVVKFTGITSHKNCPVLLQALEEYDFDCVLIALNAGDVHDDSFAENVLQVARQKDMGIVAMKVAAYGRIFREGGVASMEQALGYALTYPVSTALVGVSNLEELEENVRIVRNFKPFSKNRMKQLEELTEPYQQEINFFKHQW; this is translated from the coding sequence ATGAATATAATGAATAGGCGCAGATTTATACAATTAGGGTTGACGGTGACTGCCACCGCAGGTTTGACGGGGTGTAAATTCTTCCTGGAGCCTGGCAAAGTGGAAGAGCTTCCCTTGGCGGATGAAAACGAAAAAGAGTCGCAAGAGCCACCCATCCCCCGGCGCAAGCTTGGTCAGACAGGCTACTATACAAGTATATTCGGTCTTGGCGGTGCCTTCATCGTAGCTCAGGGTCGCCGGAATGAGGCCGCCGCTGTCATTAACCGGGCACTCGATCTCGGTGTAAACTATATCGATACAGCCCCCACCTACGGCAACAGCGAGAGTAATATCGGCGAAGTGATGCGGTACCGGCGGAACGAAGTATATCTTGCCAGCAAAACGCTGGACCGATCCCGCGACGGGACGATGCAACTGTTTGAGCAGAGCTTGAAGAGGCTGCAAACCGATTACTTGGATCTGTATCAGCTTCACGGGGTACATTCTTATGAAGACCTGAAACAACTATTCGGCGCGCAGGGAGCCATCAAGGCCCTAGACGAGCTGAGAGAAGGCGGTGTCGTGAAATTCACCGGGATAACCAGCCATAAAAATTGTCCCGTCCTTTTGCAGGCCCTGGAAGAGTATGATTTTGACTGTGTCCTTATTGCCCTGAATGCAGGCGATGTTCATGATGATTCCTTTGCCGAAAATGTGCTCCAGGTTGCCCGACAGAAAGACATGGGCATTGTCGCCATGAAGGTGGCTGCCTATGGGCGCATTTTCCGGGAGGGGGGAGTCGCCTCCATGGAACAGGCCTTGGGGTATGCGCTGACCTACCCGGTGAGCACGGCTCTCGTAGGTGTTTCCAACCTGGAGGAGCTGGAGGAAAACGTGCGTATTGTCCGCAATTTTAAACCGTTTTCAAAAAACCGGATGAAACAGTTAGAAGAATTGACTGAGCCGTACCAGCAGGAAATAAACTTTTTCAAGCATCAGTGGTAG